A single Salmo trutta chromosome 14, fSalTru1.1, whole genome shotgun sequence DNA region contains:
- the LOC115207168 gene encoding nascent polypeptide-associated complex subunit alpha, muscle-specific form-like → MQPATPPCSQPRHAAMQPATPRRHAASHATPPCSQPRRHAASHAAMQPATPPGSTPRRQAARHATPPCSQPRHATMQPATQPATPPGSQPHSQPRHQAASHATRQPRHHAASHATMQPATPPCNQPPPRSHDTPQPRHAAATPRRSHATPQPRHGAATPRRSHATAQPRHRAATPRRSHATSQPRHRAATPRHRAATPPRSHATMQPAMPPRPCSQPRTTQPRHTIMQPRHSHTTTERLVDVQPRHATAQPRHAAATPRRSHATSQPRHVAATPRRSHATAQPRHHAASHATTTVQPATHHTATPHDHAATPQPHHY, encoded by the coding sequence ATGCAGCCAGCCACGCCGCCATGCAGCCAGCCACGCCACGCCGCCATGCAGCCAGCCACGCCACGCCGCCATGCAGCCAGCCACGCCACGCCGCCATGCAGCCAGCCACGCCGCCATGCAGCCAGCCACGCCGCCATGCAGCCAGCCACGCCGCCAGGCAGCACGCCACGCCGCCAGGCAGCACGCCACGCCACGCCACCATGCAGCCAGCCACGCCACGCCACCATGCAGCCAGCCACACAGCCAGCCACGCCACCAGGCAGCCAGCCACACAGCCAGCCACGCCACCAGGCAGCCAGCCACGCCACCAGGCAGCCACGCCACCATGCAGCCAGCCACGCCACCATGCAGCCAGCCACGCCACCATGCAATCAGCCACCACCGCGCAGCCACGACACGCCGCAGCCACGCCACGCCGCAGCCACGCCACGCCGCAGCCACGCCACGCCGCAGCCACGCCACGGCGCAGCCACGCCACGGCGCAGCCACGCCACCGCGCAGCCACGCCACCGCGCAGCCACGCCACGGCGCAGCCACGCCACGTCGCAGCCACGCCACCGCGCAGCCACGCCACGCCACCGCGCAGCCACGCCACCGCGCAGCCACGCCACCATGCAGCCAGCCATGCCACCACGACCGTGCAGCCAGCCACGCACCACGCAGCCACGCCACACGATCATGCAGCCACGCCACAGCCACACCACTACTGAAAGGCTGGTCGATGTGCAGCCACGCCACGCCACGGCGCAGCCACGCCACGCCGCAGCCACGCCACGCCGCAGCCACGCCACGTCGCAGCCACGCCACGTCGCAGCCACGCCACGTCGCAGCCACGCCACCGCGCAGCCACGCCACCATGCAGCCAGCCATGCCACCACGACCGTGCAGCCAGCCACGCACCACACAGCCACGCCACACGATCATGCAGCCACGCCACAGCCACACCACTACTGA